The segment tttctcctctctgatctttttcataaaatagCTGAGATGGCTTACTCACATGGGTCTCTTGTACTGGTTGATAACAGTATTATGTCCCTTGTACCGTCCCATCCTTTGGACCTTGGAGCAGGTGATTTGCAGATACTTCTTGTTCTGGTAACATGAACCTTCTTCTGTTAACATTCTCAAGGTACTGGTTATCTTAAATGGTCTGCTATTTTTCAGATATTTGTGATGCATTCAGCAGCTAATTTTATATCTGGCCATTGTGATTTGATGGGGGGGCGTACTTGTTGTCATAGGAGAAAGGTTTTTCTTCATATGTTCATGGCTTGATTTATACTTATCATATGCTTTCTCATCATCCTTAGTGCCCTTGAGTTGCTTTCATTGCTTTCATTGCCAAAAATATCAGATTACCCCGATTGACGAAAATATTACTACACCAAAAATGATCCTTAGCGGCAATAGCTTAATTGCTGCTAACTATGTTTTTTAGAGGCAATTACTAGTGTCAATTACATTTTAGCACTTTTTGTAAATGCCACTAAGCTTGTAGTGACGACATTCTGATCTAATGACAATTAACTAATGCTGGTAAAGGATTTAGCGTCATTTGTTAATATGCATATTTCTTGctgctaaaagttgtttttttgttgtagtggaagaaggagaagaagaagaaaaacctCTTATAATAAGCCCGTTTAGTAGGTTCAGTTACCTGAAGTTTCAAGTACTTAGTGTCTGTtgcaaaattattaatttacctCAATGGAAAACTAGAAATTTCTAAACAATAGTAGTTTGGAGTGCAAAATTCATGTTTTACTTAGAAACAGATTGAGTTCATGCTAATATTATTCTAAACATACATATCTTTTAAAAGGTGACAGATTATGTAACCTTCTTGCTAGGTCATTTCTCTTAAAAGATTCAATCACTTGAAGGTTCTCAGGAATTTTAACCCCAATGCATACTAGTAAATTTACATTTCGTCGACAAATCTTGCTCAGATATTGTGGTGTCGAGTTAATGTATTGCCTGTCTGAAGCTGGGTCATTACACATTTGACATGTGTATCCTGAGGGTCATGTAAAGTTTAAATTGCAGCCTTTTTACTATGATGAAGCTACATATAATAAGTTCCCCGTATGCAGGCATGACCTACTTTTTCTGAATACAGTGCCTGCCCTTCTTACCGAATGTGAAGTTCAGATTAGCTGGGCAAAGAACATTTATTTCCTTCAAAATGCAGAAGGTGCAGGCTTAGTCCCATTTGATTGTTGGCTTTGCTTAAGAGGGACGAAAATGATGGTGTTGCGTGTAGAAAACAACAGGTATTAAATTTTGCTTGCTTTTTAGTCTTCTGGCTTGTTACTATTTGCTAGATCCGTTCTGTTTACGAAGCTGTGAGGGTGACTTGATTGTCGATATATTTTGTTGCACCATGAACAGTGGTCTAGCTCTCAAGAGGTTGGTTGACATAAGCATGGATTCATTACTCTTCTCTCGAAGCAATTGGTCACTCTGATGGAGTTTTCTGGTGGTGTTCACAATCTTCTTCCCAAAGCTGtgataattttattgattcTGTAGGTTCTTTGAATTGACTATCTTCCAAAAGTTCAGTAATCATGCTAAACCTAGAAACCTCCTTCCAGGTACACGGTTGTGCCTCTGTGTGGCGAGTAATCACATGATGAGTTGGAAACACTTCTCGTCGTGGAACCTCCAGTAAGACTTGCCGTGTGGTGATGAATCACAAGACAAGTTTGCATGTGCAAATTGAAACTTCCATGAGAACACATAGGTGTATGGAAAGGACAGAACTTGGATAAAGGTCCATGGTTCTGAAGTCTTGTTGGGTCTATAATGTTTAGTGGTATTTGGATGCGGCAAATGGCAATTGGGTTTGAACACCAGAGAAGGGATGTAAtccattttactttttttggaCATTACTTTTACTAGACTTAACTGTTGGgaaaaaactatcaaaatgGTCCTACGTGTATgggatttgattattctagtcCTTCGTACATATCACGTTATTGAAATAGTTCTTGATGTATAGTGAAAGTGATCTATCCCTTCATCATCTATAAACTGAAATAGTTTTTTAATGTATAGAAAAACTGATCCATCTACTTCTTATATATACCATGTCATTGAaataattcttaattatttaCAGAAAAAGTGATTCATCTTGTACTCTGATGAAACTCATAGAATGATTAACATGAAAGTAGAGAGAAAACGAAGAAGATTTTTTATTCTAGAAAGTTCTATTACAAATGTTTACAGTACATGTTTATTTATACACCTTTACACAACCTACTATTTACTCATAACTAACTAAAAAATTGTCTAATTAACTAACTGTACAATTACTGATCTACCCCTAACAGTTATACTACTCATTCAAGTAATTCCTTATATTTCatcactccccctcaagctggtgGGTACAAAGACATTTAACACACCTAGCTTgcctaccaaatattcatgttgTAGTCTAGGGAGACCTTTAGTCAATATGTCTGCCAATTGATCCTTAGAGTTCACATATTCAGTCTTCACCAAACCTTCTTGTATCTTTTGCCtaataaaatgacaatcaatCTCTATATGTTTTGTTCTCTCATGAAAAACAGGGTTGGCTGCTATTTGTaatgctgccttactatcactGAATATCATCACTGGTTCATCAAGTTCACTTCCCAATTCCTTTAACAATGCTGTGATCCACACTACTTCTGACACTGCATTAGCCATACTTCTGTATTCAGCTTTTGCTGAACTCCCAGAAACCACactttgtttctttgatttccatGATATAAAAGAATTACCATGTTTTACCAAGAAACCTGAAACTGACCTTCTAGTATTAGAACATGAtgcccaatctgcatcacagAAACTGTCAATCTGTTTGTTCTAGTACTGCTCAATAATATGCCAAGACCTGGTTCTCTTTTCACATATTTCATCACCCTAAGTGCTGCTTCCCAATGAGATTTTTTTGGTTGTTGCAAAAACTGGCTGAGTGTCTGAACAGAAAATGCAATATCTGGCGTTGTTAATGTTAAGTATAGCATCTTTCCCACTAAACTTTGATACTGTTCTTTGTTCTCAAGAAGCTCCTCATCTGACTCCCCAATCAAATTATCCAATTCATGTGTTGTTATCTTTATGTTTGTCTCTAGTGGTGTCCATGATGGCTTTGCACTTCCTATTCCCAACTGTGAAATAATCTCCAATGCATATTTCCTTTGATTAACTAAAATTCCCTTTCCAGATCTACTGAATTTCATACCAAGAAAAAACTTTAGATCACCAATATCTTTGATCTTAAAAGTCTTATGTAATGAAGCTTTTGTCTGTTCTATGAGTGTCAAATTACTTCCTGTAACTagcatatcatccacataaaccaAGATCACCACAATATCTGTTCCCTGCTTCTTAATGAACAGTGAATGATCCAAACTGCTTTGCGTAAAACCAGAGTTTAATAATGCCTCACATAATTTCAAATTCCACTGCCTACTTGCTTGTTTAAGCCCATATAGGGATTTTATAAGTCTACATACCAGTCCATTAGACTCCCTCTGACTGGAAAATCCCTCAGGTAATTGCATGTAAACTTCATCATGCAAGTCACCATGTAAAAAAGCATTATACACATCCAATTGATGAATATGCCAATTGAACTGAGCAGCCAAAGACAAAACAGTCCTTAAAGTAGTCATCTTAACTACAGGAGAAAATGTGTCATGAAAATCCAAACCTTCTTTCTGAGTGTAACCTTTTGCAACTAGTCTAGCTTTGAACCTCTCAATATCACCATTAGATTTCAACTTAACCTTGTAAACCCAACGACAACCAATGGGAACCTTTCCTGGAGGTAAAGGAACTAACTCCCAACTATGATTATCATGAAGAGCTTGTATTTCAGACTGCATAGCATCAATCCATCTGCTGCCTTTAATAGCTTCCTGATAGGTAGAAGGCTCTATGATAGCTGAGAAAACACCTAGATAATGTTGATAAGATGAGGACAAATTTGTATAAGAGACATAATAGGACAAGGGATAAAGTGTGGAAGTGGGAGCAGGTCTGGTTACATAGTCAGCTAACCATAGAGGAGGATGAGAATTTCTATTAGATCTTCTGACAGGTACAGAAGTATGAGAAACAGTAGGTGGAGGATCATAAGCTGAAGGAGTATGTGATGAAGTAGTAGAAGGAGAAGAGACAGAAGGAGTAGAGGATATGATAGGAGAATCAGGAGTGGAATATGTGATAGGGTAAGTGAAAATATCATTAACAATACTAGCATCATCAGTAGTAATACTAGCATCAAAAGAGGAAGATTCTTTAAAAGGAAACTGATATTCATGAAAAACAACATCTCTGTTCAAGAAAAACCCTTTGTATCTCAAGATCAAATAATATGTATCCCTTAGTAACACTAGAATACCCCATAAACACTGCTTTCACTGCCCTGACTGCAAATTTATCCACCTTGGGCAAAATGCTTGCATAGATAAACAACCAAATGTCCTCAAATGTATAAGAGAAGGTTTGATGTTAAAGAAAACCTCATAAGGTGACTTACCTGCAAGTACTTTAGAAGGAAGTCTATTGATTATATAGACAACAGTAAGAATGCAATGGCCCCAAAACTTAAGAGGAACACCACTTTGAAATCTGAGTGCCCTTGCCACCTCTAAATAATGCCTGTGTTTCCTCTCAGCAACACCATTCTGCTGAGGAGTATAAACACAATTTCTATAGTGCACAATGCCTAGATCCTTAAGAAGAGCCTGTAATTGATCATTGCAAAATTCTCCACCATTATCTGTTCTAATACCCTGAACTGAGGCATTAAATTGAGTAAGCACTAGTTGAAAAAATTGTTTGAGAACTATCAACACATCATGTTTGAACTTCTGTAGGAAAATCCAAGTGATTCTGGAGTAATCATCAACAAttgtaagaaaatatttgttCCAATCAAAAGTCTGAGTATTGTGGGGACCCCATACATCCAAATGCAACAAAGCAAAAGCTCTATCTGATCTAGTATCACTGTTTGTAAAAGGAAGTCTAGTTTGTTTAGCCAATGGACATATTTCACAATTGTCTACAACAGACTTACAAGCATCTATTGACGTCCACAAATATCTTGTACAGATTTTATTGAAGAGTGAGCTAATCTTCTATGCCATAACAAGATATCTCTTTTATCATCATGAACTGTGAACCCTTTTGTATCCACATCTCGAGTACTTTCAGACTTGGTTGAATTCTGTGGCACCATCCAGTAAAGCCCATTATGTTCCTTACCAATCCCCTTCAGTCTCCTAGTTGAAAGGTCCTGGAATAAGCAAAATCCAGGATAGAAAGATACAAAACAATGAAATTCTCTAGTTAACTTTGATACTGACAACAGATTATACTGAAAATCAGGAACAAATAGAACATCTTTCAACTCTCCTGTGTCAATAATTTACTACTTCCAGTATGTGTAACCAATGTAACTCCTCATTCGGCAAGTGTACTTTCCTATTATAATCTGATTTAACTAATTTCACATCAGTTAAATTAGACAAGCTAGAAGACATATGATTAGTTGCTCCACTATCAACAATCCatttcaaatcttttattttagcTATTGGAGTATTTCCTGCCATACCTGCCATATTAGCCATCATACCATGCTGTGAATTGTCATTGTTGATCATACCCAAAATGCTATCATGTTGTGTATCTGTCAAGTGAGGAGCCCTATGAAGTTCTCCAGATGCCATCTTATCCAGTATTTCTCCTGTATTCCTGACtccaaatttcatgttttgttgtgtattttcaGCTTGAACATTGTAAGCAGTGTTCAGGTTCTACTTCTTCTTAAATTTCCAGTCAGCTGGATATCCTATTAGTTTAAAACAATTCTTCTTCACATGTCCCTTTATCTTGCAATATTCACACTGCTGATCCCAATTCTTCTTCCCTTTCTGATACTCTTGTCCTGAATACTGTTGACCTGTTCCCTTATAATGTTGAGAACTATCACCTCTCCTTATCATGAGTGCTGCTATATCTATATTTTCTCCACTATTAGAATTACTAGATGTGCTACCCAGACTTCTTTGACTTTCTCGTTCAACAAGCATTGCATATGCTTTATTTAGACTAGGAGTAGGTCCAGTCATCAAAATCTGACTTCTCGATTGATCATACATCTCATTCAGTCCCATTAAAAACTGCATCAGTTTCTGTCTCAACATATGAGCACAAAAATCCTTAGATCTAGGTCAGTCACACGGTGGAGGAACAATACTGGAAAACTCATCCCAAAGATTTCTTAATTTCGAAAAATAAACAGGAATACTATCACTTCCTTGCACTAAACTAGTTATGTCCTTGTGTAATTGAAAAATTCGAGAAGCATTCACCTTATCGAAACGTTCACGTAAATCATCCCAAACTGATTTTGCACTTGTAGCATAAACAATCCCTGTGTGTAATTCTGGAATTACCGAGCTCATGATCCACCCCTGCACTACAACATTACATCGATCCCATTGATGACTTAGATCTGTTCCAAAATCCTCTTTCTTCCAGGTTCTATCTACAATTCTCAGCTTGTTCTTTCCAAGTAATTGAATCTTCATAGCCCTGCTCCATACAGAGTAATTGTCAGATCCTGATAGCTGCATCGGTATTATCGAAGCTCCAGTAGTGTCAGACGGATGAAGAAACAAAGCATGATTATGATCAAACTTAGCCATTGTTGATCTGTAATCCAGGATAAACTGAAATCACAATTGTGAtcaaagctctgataccatgatgAAACTCATAGAATGATTAACATGAAAGTAGAGagaaaacgaagaagaagattttttaTTCTAGAAAGTTCTATTACAAATGTTTACAGTACATGTTTATTTATACACCTTTACACAGCCTACTGTTTACTCATAACTAACTAACAAATTGTCTAACTAACTAACTGTACAATTACTGATCTACCCCTAACAGTTATACTACTCATTCAAGTAATTCCTTATATTTCATCATACTCCACATAATTGAAATAGTTTTTACTATTTAGAACAAGTgattctataaaaaaataagtcactttacttttatgTATTAAAGGCACTTTTgatgatttatatatttattcatatatattaatgtgtTAATTAAAGgcaaaaagaatatgaaaatccGACCAACAAACAACCTTCGTCCAGAATGGTGTTGTCCTCTAGCAGATTAAATATATTCCTTTAAGGGTTGGTATAGATTAcgttttacaattttttttcatgtttgattaactttactatttttagatgggataatgcacaagtacccctcaacctatgcccaaaatctcagagacacacttataataTACGAATGTCTTATTattccctgaacttattttattaataatattctaccccttttcgacttacgtggcactatcttgtgggcccaacactggttgattttttctttcaaactagtgccacataggcctaaaagggatagaaaattacttataaaataagttcagaggtaataggaccttagtatagtataagtgtgtctctgggatttcgggcataggttgaggggtacttgtgcattttccctttttaaatcaATGTCTTGAATTGATGAAGGTCTTGGTCTAGGTTCAGATATCGAAATTGAGATCGCATTGTAGTTCAAATGTCGAATCCAAGTCATGTCCGGAAGTTTGATTTCTAATGTATTTTTCATTTACAAACCAAGAaactaacttatttttaataaaaaagatttttcttttataccAAACACACGTTAATATGCAACatgcatttattttatatggGATATGCATGTAATATATGtgttacttgtttaattttataccgtctaatattaaaaaacatatataagctGATGCAATATTTGTGTATTTAGTATGCATATTATAAATGATGcaaatgaacaatgaaaaaagAGGATCACTACAAATAAAGCCGGGGTATCTGCAGTGTCTAGCAATTGAAAAATGGAGAATTTGGGAGATGATGTTTTAGCTTCGATAATGATTAGGGTTCATGACTCTGCCAGTAGAAGATCCATTTCTCAAGTTTGTAAGCAGTGGCTCAGAATTGAAGGCTTAACTCGATCATCTGTACGTGTTTTTGATCCCAATCTTTTGCTTAATTTCCTTCCAAGATTCCCAAATTTGCAAAAATTTGATACATCTGAAAAAATCACGAATGCCCATCTTGAAATTTTGGCTGAAAAATGTCCCAGGATCCAAATTCTTAACcttaatttcaagaaaaaaaacagaattTATTATGAAAGGGATGAAAGTCTAGCCTTGgatgattttgatgaaaatggTCTGTGTTTCATTGCAATGGGTTGTTCTCATCTTAATACGGTGTCTTTGAGAAAGAGAAGTGGAGTTGGGAATGCTGGGGTTGTTTCTCTTGTTAGCTTTTTGCCTAAGTTGATAGATTTAGACTTGAGTTTTTGTGACAAGGTTAGTGATGAAGCACTTAGAGTTATTGGAAGTGTCAGCTCTTTGAAGAACTTGAATCTACATGGGTGTTGGTTGATATCTGATGCAGGTTTGAAATCATTAGCAGGAGGACCTCTTAGGATGACCTTAAAGAAACTAATTCTTGCTGAATGTGATAGGATTACAGACTGTGGGGTGTTGAGTTTGATGCAATTATGTTGCTTGGGGGAATTGGATTTGGCAGAATGTGGAACGAATGTGACTGATTTAGCTGGTGAGGCTATTGCTTTAAGTGAGAGTTTAAAGAGGTTGAACTTGTCATGGCTTGTTAATGTGTCTGATGCTACTGTTATTGCTCTAGCTGAAGGTTGCAAGAATCTGGACGCTCTTAATTTAACTGGCTGTGAATTTGTCACTGGTGAAGGCGTCCGTACTTTGACAAAGCATGGGTCATTGAAAGAGCTCATTTTGACTAGTTGTGAAAAGCTTAGTGGATATGATTTGGAAGAGTTAGTACTAGGATGTcaaacattagaatacattgtGGTTGACAGAAGATTAAGGATGTGGGTACCTATGGAAGTGCAGGATAATATCATGAGAGAACACTGTTGGATAGATTGGAAATAACGGGTGAAAGGGGAGTTGAATGTCTCGTTTCAGATGGATTAATATGTTTTCAGTGTTCTCTCATTTATGGATACCTCTTAGCAGTTATAACCCGTGGTCTTTCTTTCACAGTTCCCCATCATTATCTCAGGTGCATGTCCTGTCTAGCTCCCATTATTTATTGTTGAAGTAGTTGTATTAGTAAAACAAATGTCCAGGGTACTTTTTAATTAACTTTGCTACTCTGCTATTGTCATGGCCCATGGGATGCTTAACCTTGTGCATAGACATTGCAATTTTGATCCTGATATAGCCAAAATTTGAGAAAGGGTAATCCAAGAATTGCTTCCTTAAATGGAACTAAGCAAAAAATGAACGGAAGTTTCCAAGCTTTGTTGAAAGTAAGACCACTTCTAATCTGTGGCCTGCTTCAGTTTTCTAAGTTAACCCGTTGTACACTGAACGAATGTAATTCTTCTCTAGAAAAGGAAATAACCTATACCATTGGCTGCGGTATCATGAACTATGTTCTGGTATAGCTTTCTTGTAATGCTTGACATGTTCAGGATACACAGTTCCTCTTCTGTATTCTGTAATTCTTGAAAAGCTGGTTAAACTCAGGTAGGAATATTGAGCTAGCATTTTGGGCTGTTAATAGAAACATATCTTGGAACCTCATTCCTGAGAAAATTGAGCTTGCATTTAGGGCTGTTAATGTTTCTGTTATGATTAAACCACAACCAAATCAATTTAGTCAgttttgaaatttctaaaacatcataaaataaaaaccatCGGTTTGGTTCGGTTTATAACTAGCTAATGATGATTTGCTATAGTGAATTAACattgacttgaaaatttcaaatgaaTATTAGGAATCGACAAATTTCTCTTTACTATCACAAGATGAATGTAtctgaatattttattatttttcaacaatATTCGGAAGTTTTAGCATGTTAAGTTTCATAACTGGTAGAGGTTACTCCATTTTACATGTCTAACATCCTCAGAAgcaatatatacttttaaataggATGGTCAAAGGGGCAAGCCATTGAAGAGTAGATGGATGTCTAAGCAAAGAAAATTTAAGACTGGCAATTACACCACACCACATATAGACAATTAGACGTGTTGGGTTTGGGCATATttttcaagaataaaatttataactgTTGTAATGCATGTGAAATAAGTAGAATAAAATCAAACTAATGATTAAAAGGTAATATTtgtaaatattaatgaaaaactAATACTCTATCATATATTCaaatagtttgaaaattttatgaatagaATTTATCAGTTCAGTCATTTTTTTCAGTAAAGTTTAGTAAAACCATAACAAAACCAAATGTAGTAGGTAAATTAAAGCTTAAAACCAAAGCAAACCAACTGCTGGTGTTCTTAATCGGactggtttggtttggtttttcaTTAAACCGTGAACACCTGTTGCATTGATGCACTTTTGAGCTCATTTTCCATGTGCATAAGCTTCGTCTGGTCATGAGTGGTTCTTTTCTCTACTTTCTTAGTCAGCTCATGGATATGTATCTCTGTGTCCATTTTAGACCTAAGTGTGTCCTCTCGTACAACTGCAAAGAGGATTTAGTTGAGGGCCGATCTTTTAACTAAGGAGTTTATTAAACCACCTTCCTCAAGCTATTTCTCTAGTTACTTCATGCAGTCTTCACTACTTTGGAGGATGTATTAAGGCATACTGGTCTGGCAAATTACGGACAAACAAACTAGTAGGCATGTTGAGAAGTTTGATCCAAAATGAGCCCCAAGTTGTTCCGGTCTTAAAGGAAAACCATTTTGGTTGCCCTTAAACCTTCaggttcaaaataattgtgtacCTCTTATTGGAAAGATAACATGCAAAATATCTTTTTTGGGTTTAACAAGTCAAAAAAATCAATATGCCCCAGAGTTTGAACACATAATAATTTACCTTGTGGTGATATAGTTATACCAAGAGGCTCCAAGAGAGGAAGTAGTCATTCTGCATCGTTGTGAGAAAAAACTTACTTCACTTCATGTGCTCAAACCTGATCATAAACTTGTTAGTTCTGTCTCTGATATTAGATGACAGCAAAGTATTTAAAAGGGCTTATGGTGAATGTAATGTATTAACGTATGAAATGATAGGCTCTGTCAAAATGAGATATACCAAACTGATGCATCTAAAGGCATGAAATATTGTTAGGTTATGTGAAACTTGTCCAATATGTGATTGCCTGtgtttttcattttcctttctcGATATTCACTACCTGCTGATTTGAGTAAGATATACCAGTAATATTTCTGTATCTTTTTCCAAGCTTTGCAAACTATAATGTTTTTGAGTCTATTAAATCTGTTTCCTTTTCTATAAAGAAATAGTTCAGGGCTTTTATTCGCCAAGGTCAGTCCGCGATGTATGATCCACAGTTCTGCCGTGAGGCATGACGTTGTTACCATACCTAATCACCCCACGAATTCTCCTAACCACCTACGCTTGCTTATCGTCTCTTGCAATACCTTCATATCCCGCTAACCCTAGATTATCCATCTGTGTTGATCTTAATGTATCC is part of the Solanum pennellii chromosome 8, SPENNV200 genome and harbors:
- the LOC107027322 gene encoding F-box/LRR-repeat protein 4-like, which gives rise to MENLGDDVLASIMIRVHDSASRRSISQVCKQWLRIEGLTRSSVRVFDPNLLLNFLPRFPNLQKFDTSEKITNAHLEILAEKCPRIQILNLNFKKKNRIYYERDESLALDDFDENGLCFIAMGCSHLNTVSLRKRSGVGNAGVVSLVSFLPKLIDLDLSFCDKVSDEALRVIGSVSSLKNLNLHGCWLISDAGLKSLAGGPLRMTLKKLILAECDRITDCGVLSLMQLCCLGELDLAECGTNVTDLAAEGCKNLDALNLTGCEFVTGEGVRTLTKHGSLKELILTSCEKLSGYDLEELVLGCQTLEYIVVDRRLRMWVPMEVQDNIMREHCWIDWK